The DNA window tctATTAagcaaggttttaaaacgtctcTACTATGAAGAGGCTTTACTCCTACTCCAACTAATGCTCACGGTTACtagttttgatatcatttataaccgCTCAGATCTACAACttgcaaatatatatatatatattttttggggTTCCCCTATGCATTGAGTCGTTGTTTCTTACCTAGTATCACAGTCGTGTTATGATGTCTCGGTCTAttgtaatttgttttaaaataataacattattattaataaaaaaaaaaaggagaaaactaTGGGCagaaatgaattatttatattttaaataaaatttattattaaaataggtTTTGAAAATCGGATcagttgactttgactttaAATTCATGACATCACATAAACGTATTGAATGAGTTAACTATTTGATTCTTTCcaaatatacttaaaaaaaaaaaaaagattccttataataaaaataataataaatgcaaGATTCCAATAATGTTACTAATTATTCAAACTTCACGTCCACGTCACTGACAACTCTCTTCAAAAggctttattaaataattcataattaaatcactctttatatttatattttatttaatgtaatttcGTATAATTTcactaaatcttaaatttaataattcatttttatttgaatttgttaataataataataactacataaatttcaattaagcctaaatcatttaatatttagattGATTATctaaaaagtattaatttttttttagagaaaaaaaaaatacacaaatGAGAAGGCATAATGACTTTAAATCACTTAATTAgtgataattaattttgttaattaataattagagTTGACCAATTTATATCTATTGATTCAcgtaactttttttaattcattgatatttattatttttcactggtatataatttttattatttcaatatgttattttaaatatatactcGTCCttgtctattttattttaaaatataattttaatatatatttaaagtaatatttaCAGTATCACaccatgtgagatctcatattggttggagggagaacaaaacattctttatgaaggcgtggaaacctctcctcaATAGACACGTTCTCATATTATGAGACTGATGGTCATACCTAACCGGtaaaaatagacaatatctaatagcgGTGAACTTAGAATGTTACAATATATGACATTTTGGGTcgtttcaatttctttatttgcaCTAATAATTGACGAggataatataattattttccctttttagcttattaaaaatggaaataaaaaacaatttttttggCATTACGTTTGTTTTGATgacaaatgaaataaaaaaaaaaatgaatgaattttaCCAATAAAGACCcttaaataacaattttgtttatggttgaaacaaaatacttataataatataattatcaataatttatttattataataataataatatataattggaCAGTTGGATTAAGAATATAATTCTCGTCcccatatttattaaaaatgcttaattcatttataaatattaaaatttactaaataaacatGATTATTGTATtacttatttataattaaaagttaatattatttttataaattcatttagacaattaattaaaattcaaaatggaagggtataattaattttaaagctTCAGTATcgtaataatattatttttttgagaaatgaaatcataatttaataatattattttttgaaaataacgaaaatataatttaataattatttttacagAAATCACATATTTgcaatataatttatttgattatgcTACGTCCGCTACCTATCCGTCCTATAAATGAGGAGCAATAGCATAACTGAAGTGCCATATCTTCTGtgccctttcttcttcctctgaacAATGGATTCAGGGTTCTGCGCCGGCCATCTCGCGGAGCTCTTAGGTCCCAACACCACCAACGCCACCGGCGCTGCAAATTTCATCTGCGACCAATTTACCACCATCACCAACAACTTCTCCGACACCAAAAACGCCCTCGATAACACCTACCTTCTCTTCTCCGCCTACCTCGTCTTCTCTATGCAACTCGGCTTCGCCATGCTTTGCGCCGGCTCCGTCCGCGCCAAAAACACCATGAACATCATGCTCACCAACGTCCTCGACGCCGCCGCTGGAGGCCTCTTCTACTACCTCTTCGGCTACGCATTTGCCTTCGGATCCCCTTCCAATGGCTTCATTGGCCGCCATAACTTTGGCCTCAGTTCCTTCCCTACCTCCACCGCTGATTATAGTTTCTTCCTCTACCAGTGGGCGTTTGCGATTGCCGCCGCTGGGATTACCAGTGGATCTATCGCTGAGCGGACTCAATTCGTCgcttatttgatttattccTCTGTTTTGACTGGATTTGTTTATCCGGTGGTTTCTCACTGGTTCTGGTCTCCTGATGGTTGGGCTGGGGCTATGAAATCGGGAGGCGGATTGTTGTTCGGATCGGGAGTAATCGATTTCGCTGGCTCCGGCGTCGTCCATATGGTTGGGGGAATTGCAGGTCTGTGGGGCGCGTTGATCGAGGGGCCGAGAATCGGTCGATTTGACCACACGGGCCAGTCCGTAGCTATGCGAGGGCACAGCGCGTCTTTAGTCGTGCTCGGAACTTTCATGCTCTGGTTCGGATGGTACGGTTTCAATCCAGGTTCGTTCGCGAAGATTCTCGTCCCGTACACCACCGGGAACTTCTACGGCCAATGGAGCGCCGTCGGACGGACAGCGGTTACCACCACACTCGCCGGATGCACAGCGGCACTCACCACACTCTTCGGGAAGAGATTCCTCTCAGGACACTGGAACGTGACGGACGTTTGCAACGGACTCCTCGGCGGATTCGCAGCCATCACAGCCGGCTGCTCCGTCGTCGAACCGTGGGCGGCAATCATCTGCGGCTTCGTGGCCGCTCTCGTACTAATAACCTGCAACCACATCGCCGAGAAAGCGAAGTACGACGATCCGCTAGAAGCCGCCCAGCTTCACGGCGGCTGCGGCGCGTGGGGAGTGATATTCACAGCACTCTTCGCAACCAAGGAGTACGTGACGGAGGTATACGGCGGATCTCAACGACCTTACGGACTCCTAATGGGCGGCGGCGGGAGGTTACTTGCAGCGCATTTGATACAGATTGTGGTGATTGTAGGGTGGGTGAGCGGGACGATGGGGCcattgttctttgttcttcacaAACTGAAGCTTCTGAGAATCTCTAGTGAAGATGAAATGGCGGGGATGGATCTGACCCGCCATGGGGGATTTGCTTACACATAtcatgatgaagatgaagcaCAGAAAAGGGGGATTCAATTGAGCAGAGTGGAACCAAGATCTGCAACCCCCATTGGACACTAAACTAAATTTCTCCAGTAGTTTCAGTTTTGAATTTTGCTGCAAAATTTGGTGGATTTTAATTGCTTAGTTTCAGTTCTTAGCAACAAATTTGTATATGGGGTAATGACAATGAAGACTCAAAATTTGTATCATGTGCTCTTTTTATTCTCCTCTACCTGTCTTTCACTCTAATAGAGAGagaattctttatttataaactcatcatCATTCTCTAGATTAACAGTAAATTAGTTGACGTGTGACTTTCATTATCTAACACCTCCCCTTAGTCGAGGCTGGATGGAGTCTTAGCCATTTTTTACTGCATTATCAAACAAAACGAAACATTAAAGATATGAAAACCTATCTCTAAAACACTCATTTTAAAGTCTTGGAAAAGCTCAGAAGAAAAAATCTAGCCTCGAGCTTTACTCGGAAGGAATAGTCTAACCTCGAACTATTATAGTTAATATCAGAACAAGACATGGATCGGTTATGTTTTTTTACAGATGGAAAgagtaaaaaagatttatactcattaataaaaataaaaaataaattaattaaatattgttagtttgaaatattgaatattgaattttttttgaaataatacgttatattaatattatttaatttgtattagtaatttacattaaattttctattaaagaatttgagtaatattatattatatataaataaagaaaataaataaataaataaataggaaatTGGCGCATTCATTAAATTCGAGTGCCCATACAGCTGTAAAAAGTTTGGCCTGTATAATCTGAACTGTCGTTACGATAAATTTCCAAGGTTGAAGGAAATTCGgtataattaatataagaaAACGTGGCGTATCGTGATAGGTTAATGGTGTTTCAGAGCTGGCATTTCCTCTTATGGCttacaaatttgtttttcttatttaattattttaggaaCCAACCCAATCACAttctcattaattttttttcaaccaaaatttatatctttataaggaatattttttaaaccaaatttaatataaaaacaaagttAGATTCTTAGATTCCTCGTAGGAATATAAAGATACAAAAGTTGTTGATACACGATAATTTGACTATAATTCAATTGAACAATTCGAAAGTTTCAGTGGAGTAATTTACTACATATACTATGAGCAACGTAATTCTTGATATAAGGttatatgaaccaagagacatcaNNNNNNNNNNNNNNNNNNNNNNNNNNNNNNNNNNNNNNNNNNNNNNNNNNNNNNNNNNNNNNNNNNNNNNNNNNNNNNNNNNNNNNNNNNNNNNNNNNNNNNNNNNNNNNNNNNNNNNNNNNNNNNNNNNNNNNNNNNNNNNNNNNNNNNNNNNNNNNNNNNNNNNNNNNNNNNNNNNNNNNNNNNNNNNNNNNNNNNNNNNNNNNNNNNNNNNNNNNNNNNNNNNNNNNNNNNNNNNNNNNNNNNNNNNNNNNNNNNNNNNNNNNNNNNNNNNNNNNNNNNNNNNNNNNNNNNNNNNNNNNNNNNNNNNNNNNNNNNNNNNNNNNNNNNNNNNNNNNNNNNNNNNNNNNNNNNNNNNNNNNNNNNNNNNNNNNNNNNNNNNNNNNNNNNNNNNNNNNNNNNNNNNNNNNNNNNNNNNNNNNNNNNNNNNNNNNNNNNNNNNNNNNNNNNNNNNNNNNNNNNNNNNNNNNNNNNNNNNNNNNNNNNNNNNNNNNNNNNNNNNNNNNNNNNNNNNNNNNNNNNNNNNNNNNNNNNNNNNNNNNNNNNNNNNNNNNNNNNNNNNNNNNNNNNNNNNNNNNNNNNNNNNNNNNNNNNNNNNNNNNNNNNNNNNNNNNNNNNNNNNNNNNNNNNNNNNNNNNNNNNNNNNNNNNNNNNNNNNNNNNNNNNNNNNNNNNNNNNNNNNNNNNNNNNNNNNNNNNNNNNNNNNNNNNNNNNNNNNNNNNNNNNNNNNNNNNNNNNNNNNNNNNNNNNNNNNNNNNNNNNNNNNNNNNNNNNNNNNNNNNNNNNNNNNNNNNNNNNNNNNNNNNNNNNNNNNNNNNNNNNNNNNNNNNNNNNNNNNNNNNNNNNNNNNNNNNNNNNNNNNNNNNNNNNNNNNNNNNNNNNNNNNNNNNNNNNNNNNNNNNNNNNNNNNNNNNNNNNNNNNNNNNNNNNNNNNNNNNNNNNNNNNNNNNNNNNNNNNNNNNNNNNNNNNNNNNNNNNNNNNNNNNNNNNNNNNNNNNNNCATAAGGTCTGTAGGAACCTAAGCCAACCACTAGccaatattgttttatttcctGATTTTAAAACGCCAGTGAGAGATTCccaattttttataaggaatgtttcgttctcttttcATAGAGTCAAAGGTTTGAATACCCAGATACTCGAATCTTGATTCAGTTAGTTAAAGTGGTTAATCAACCAACAAATTGAAAATCTTGTATTAAGAAATTTACAAGCTagaccctaaaccctaaaattattgaaacatGTCCATTTGAGCGTGATTTAACTAAGTAATTAAGATATACATCATCAACAAAGAGACAAgaggtttgaatttttcacccaaacagtaaataaaaatttaaccatttatGGAGGATTATTTTTGTTACCAAATTCAAGAGGCCTAACATTTAGGTAAATTTGGCATTTTCCTAATTTAGCTTTGGCagaatgttttttattttttattttttttattttttattttatatatatatatatatatatatatattgtatagTTGTATGTGGGAGGGAGACCCAGTTTTCAAAACTGAATTAATTACACAAtgccaaataaataataaataaaacaacttAGATTAGGTGTTcaataatggaaaaaaaaaaggaatctattaattaatataaattggagagaaattaaaatttccaaTATTAAGAAAGAATTAagataattttctaattatattttaatacattaaaccaccactaaatttgaaatttaagttgataaattagaataaaactaacctttaattaacaaataattatcaaCTTAGATCTTCCTTGGgaggaaaacatattattttatattaaaaaaatttgttatatttatttttaaatacttattaGGTATGAGAAAAGgtcaaaatatcatttttattcttacctttaaaacttatttcattttagtccttacatttttaaatatctattttatcaaatctaataaaataataataataataataaatctattGTATGTGGAGGATATTAGATAAACCGTCACCGTTTTGGATATTGGGGCCGGTGGAAAAAGGGGTCTTTTTGTTCACGGGCAATAATTTAGGgccacaaaagaaaaaaagtattaatagAAGGGTTAAAAGGCAAAAAAACGAAAGTGATCTCTCTCTCCACACGTCTCCTTCATGAATCACATGTTTAAGCATTGggcatttttttataataaatttattgaaaatagaaaattaaattaataattattaaaataaacttttatatcatattttaaaattaattagtttataagCGGATGGTTGAATTAACAAGATTTTAGCTTTAGtgtcaattttatataatatatttattttgtaattaaatgaaaacatATGAGAAtacatgttttattattattttttatatatatttaatgaatttttaaaNTCAACTTATAAACCAGACAAGATACTACTTTGTTAAAATAAGgagctttattttttaatttaaaaaaaaaaaaaaaaagcagagGAAGTACACGTAACACGCAAGTGGCCAACGTGTCAATAAGAAAGTGGTTTTGAAAACCAAGCTGGAAAGCCGATTTCTTGGAAACTTCTAGTAAGGGAAAATCTCACCGTCCATGTTCACGTGCATCGAGTGATCGCTGCCGTCGC is part of the Cucurbita pepo subsp. pepo cultivar mu-cu-16 chromosome LG03, ASM280686v2, whole genome shotgun sequence genome and encodes:
- the LOC111790020 gene encoding ammonium transporter 1 member 1-like; the protein is MDSGFCAGHLAELLGPNTTNATGAANFICDQFTTITNNFSDTKNALDNTYLLFSAYLVFSMQLGFAMLCAGSVRAKNTMNIMLTNVLDAAAGGLFYYLFGYAFAFGSPSNGFIGRHNFGLSSFPTSTADYSFFLYQWAFAIAAAGITSGSIAERTQFVAYLIYSSVLTGFVYPVVSHWFWSPDGWAGAMKSGGGLLFGSGVIDFAGSGVVHMVGGIAGLWGALIEGPRIGRFDHTGQSVAMRGHSASLVVLGTFMLWFGWYGFNPGSFAKILVPYTTGNFYGQWSAVGRTAVTTTLAGCTAALTTLFGKRFLSGHWNVTDVCNGLLGGFAAITAGCSVVEPWAAIICGFVAALVLITCNHIAEKAKYDDPLEAAQLHGGCGAWGVIFTALFATKEYVTEVYGGSQRPYGLLMGGGGRLLAAHLIQIVVIVGWVSGTMGPLFFVLHKLKLLRISSEDEMAGMDLTRHGGFAYTYHDEDEAQKRGIQLSRVEPRSATPIGH